In Bacteroidota bacterium, one genomic interval encodes:
- a CDS encoding DUF4294 domain-containing protein yields MKLKRIVQIVVLKAAIVYSMASVAQNTTTNAIVIDGDTIPLVYMRAVEVVGNLSPEAAANMAKYAKLRRDVLRAYPYAKLASAKMKEVNDHIATLKTERERKKYVKSTEGVLKEEFEKDLKNLTIGQGRILIKLVDRETGNSTFALIKEYRGGFQAVMWQGFAKLFGSNLKSEYDPEGEDAVIEAIVKQIETGQLPIPAAYMNKK; encoded by the coding sequence ATGAAACTAAAAAGGATTGTACAAATTGTTGTTCTAAAAGCTGCCATAGTTTATTCCATGGCAAGCGTAGCACAAAACACCACCACCAATGCCATCGTTATTGATGGCGATACCATTCCATTGGTTTATATGCGAGCGGTAGAAGTTGTGGGCAACCTTAGCCCCGAAGCAGCAGCTAACATGGCTAAATATGCTAAACTAAGGCGTGATGTATTGCGAGCATATCCTTACGCAAAACTTGCATCGGCCAAAATGAAAGAAGTAAACGACCATATAGCTACTTTAAAAACTGAACGTGAGCGCAAAAAATATGTGAAATCTACCGAAGGGGTGCTTAAAGAGGAGTTTGAAAAAGATTTAAAAAACCTGACCATTGGGCAAGGTAGAATATTGATAAAATTAGTTGACCGCGAAACAGGCAACAGCACTTTTGCTCTTATAAAGGAATATCGCGGAGGCTTTCAGGCTGTAATGTGGCAAGGGTTTGCTAAGTTATTTGGCAGTAATTTAAAAAGTGAGTACGACCCTGAAGGCGAAGACGCGGTTATCGAAGCCATAGTAAAGCAAATAGAAACCGGACAGCTACCTATACCTGCTGCTTATATGAATAAAAAGTAA
- a CDS encoding dehydrogenase E1 component subunit alpha/beta, producing MEETALFERVINYNPKGLDAASMIGLYRSILKPRMIEEKMLILLRQGRIAKWFSGIGQEAIAAGVAMGLDNDEYILPMHRNLGVFTTRQIPLNRLFSQFQGKEGGFTKGRDRSFHFGTQEYKIIGMISHLGPQLALADGIALAHLLRNEKKCTAVFSGDGGTSEGDFHEALNVAAVWNLPVIFVIENNGYGLSTPSSEQFRCKNFVDKGIGYGMDAMKVDGNNIIEVYNAIKKLSKSIRENPRPVIFECITFRMRGHEEASGTKYVPQELLDAWAKKDPVRNYEKYLVDEGIINAKDIEQIRAEFKQEIETALAITFAEGLPQSTPDRELAEIYAPFANQPVLPTTVVQTEKRFLDAITDAMRLAMKKHDNLVIMGQDIAEYGGVFKATLGFMDEFGKARVRNTPICESAIVGAGLGVSINGGKSIVEMQFADFVTCGFNQIVNNLAKTYYRWGQHADVVIRMPTGAAVGAGPFHSQSTEAWFFHVPGLKIVYPAFPADAKGLLLAALEDSNPVMFFEHKALYRSVTEPVYDDYFTIEIGKGVLRSVGDDITIVTYGLGVHWALEALKDNPEIKADLIDLRTLLPWDKDLVISSVKKTGKCIVMHEDTITGGIGAEIASAISDECFNYLDAPVKRVGALDTPVPMSEELEWNFLPKKRFAQALIKIWQF from the coding sequence ATGGAAGAAACGGCATTATTCGAACGAGTTATCAACTATAACCCCAAAGGACTGGATGCAGCATCAATGATAGGCCTTTATCGTTCTATTCTAAAGCCTAGAATGATAGAAGAAAAAATGCTGATACTGCTGCGGCAGGGTCGAATAGCAAAGTGGTTTTCAGGCATAGGGCAAGAGGCAATTGCTGCGGGTGTGGCCATGGGATTAGATAACGATGAGTATATACTTCCCATGCATCGCAACCTGGGTGTATTTACTACCAGGCAAATTCCACTCAATCGTTTGTTTTCGCAATTTCAGGGCAAAGAGGGAGGATTTACAAAAGGGCGCGACCGTTCGTTTCACTTTGGTACACAAGAGTATAAGATAATTGGAATGATATCACATCTTGGTCCGCAATTGGCATTGGCCGATGGAATTGCATTGGCACATTTACTGCGCAATGAAAAAAAATGTACTGCCGTATTTTCTGGTGATGGAGGAACAAGCGAAGGCGATTTTCATGAAGCACTTAATGTTGCAGCTGTGTGGAATCTTCCGGTAATTTTTGTTATCGAAAATAATGGATATGGTTTATCAACCCCTTCATCAGAACAGTTCCGTTGCAAAAATTTTGTTGACAAAGGAATAGGTTATGGTATGGATGCCATGAAAGTGGATGGTAATAATATCATTGAAGTGTATAATGCGATAAAAAAATTATCAAAAAGCATACGCGAAAATCCGCGCCCGGTAATATTTGAATGCATTACATTCAGAATGCGCGGTCACGAAGAGGCTTCAGGAACAAAATATGTTCCGCAAGAGTTACTTGACGCGTGGGCAAAAAAAGATCCAGTGCGCAACTATGAAAAATATTTAGTTGATGAGGGCATTATCAATGCTAAAGATATAGAACAAATTCGGGCAGAGTTTAAGCAGGAAATAGAAACTGCTTTGGCCATAACTTTTGCCGAAGGTCTGCCGCAATCTACTCCCGATAGAGAACTGGCAGAAATTTACGCCCCATTTGCAAACCAGCCTGTTTTGCCTACTACGGTTGTGCAAACAGAAAAAAGATTTCTTGATGCCATAACCGATGCCATGCGACTAGCTATGAAAAAGCATGATAACCTCGTTATAATGGGGCAAGATATTGCAGAGTATGGTGGCGTGTTCAAAGCTACGCTTGGCTTTATGGACGAGTTTGGAAAGGCGCGCGTTCGTAATACACCTATTTGTGAAAGCGCTATTGTTGGTGCAGGCTTAGGAGTTTCAATTAATGGCGGCAAGTCGATAGTCGAAATGCAATTTGCCGATTTTGTTACCTGTGGTTTTAATCAGATAGTAAACAACCTGGCAAAGACCTATTATCGTTGGGGGCAACATGCGGATGTGGTAATACGCATGCCTACAGGAGCGGCAGTAGGGGCAGGGCCTTTTCATTCGCAAAGTACCGAGGCCTGGTTTTTCCATGTTCCCGGATTGAAAATAGTTTATCCCGCTTTTCCGGCAGATGCCAAGGGACTTCTTCTGGCAGCTTTAGAAGATAGTAACCCGGTAATGTTCTTTGAACATAAGGCCTTATACCGAAGTGTAACGGAGCCTGTATACGATGATTACTTTACTATCGAAATTGGAAAAGGGGTGTTGCGCAGTGTGGGTGATGATATTACGATAGTTACATATGGCCTCGGTGTGCACTGGGCGTTAGAAGCATTAAAAGATAATCCTGAAATAAAAGCTGACCTGATTGATTTACGTACACTGCTTCCGTGGGACAAGGATTTGGTAATCTCGTCCGTTAAGAAAACCGGAAAGTGCATTGTCATGCATGAAGATACCATTACCGGTGGCATTGGTGCCGAGATTGCATCAGCTATAAGTGATGAATGTTTTAATTACCTTGATGCTCCTGTTAAACGCGTTGGCGCACTCGATACCCCCGTACCAATGAGCGAAGAATTAGAATGGAACTTTTTACCAAAAAAGCGATTTGCCCAGGCCTTAATTAAAATATGGCAATTCTAG
- a CDS encoding tetratricopeptide repeat protein has translation MAVTFVGVAIMIDYWYSRKVDLRLIIEKLLFVIPSIIIGIVQVKSVDASGTIAKSGLHTFYDKIGITCHNLLQYIWKLIVPINLSNFYPYPSLLPGQLPTDFYIAPAIVAVLAGLVIWSMKQTKIFFFCSGIFVATIVLVLQYVPVGPTMFSERYSLVPSIGLCFLIAYGINFLITKNNALKIPLLALIGIYSAVLAYATAQRCEVWQNSLTLWNNCIEQFPTVSTALNNRGKYYGQTLNDLVSAERDLNASIKYDPNYELAYSNRGIVYSIQGKFDLALADFNMAVKLKPDYREAMHNRAIALAQMKRFDESMKDLDYLISKWPNTSENYQTRGMTLLQLNKPQEGLNDLNKAIQINPELASAYTGRVQAYFQLGRYNDAKRELQFCQQIGAQINPEFAKQVMNAPNQ, from the coding sequence ATGGCAGTAACTTTTGTTGGTGTAGCCATTATGATAGATTATTGGTACAGCCGTAAAGTTGATCTTCGCCTAATCATCGAAAAACTTCTATTTGTTATTCCATCAATTATCATTGGAATTGTGCAGGTAAAATCGGTTGATGCTTCAGGAACAATTGCCAAATCTGGACTTCATACCTTCTATGATAAAATCGGGATTACCTGTCATAACTTATTGCAATATATTTGGAAATTGATTGTGCCTATAAATTTATCTAACTTCTACCCTTACCCATCTTTACTACCTGGACAACTGCCCACCGATTTTTATATTGCTCCGGCCATTGTTGCGGTACTTGCAGGATTAGTTATCTGGAGTATGAAGCAAACCAAAATATTTTTCTTTTGCAGTGGAATTTTTGTTGCAACCATTGTACTTGTGTTGCAATATGTGCCGGTTGGTCCTACCATGTTTAGCGAGCGTTACAGCTTAGTCCCATCTATTGGTTTATGCTTTTTAATAGCATATGGAATCAATTTTTTGATTACCAAAAACAATGCATTAAAAATCCCTCTTCTAGCTTTGATAGGCATTTATAGTGCAGTACTTGCTTACGCTACTGCCCAACGCTGCGAGGTTTGGCAAAACAGCCTTACACTTTGGAATAATTGCATTGAACAATTTCCAACTGTATCAACTGCATTAAACAACCGCGGCAAATATTATGGTCAAACATTAAACGACCTTGTAAGCGCAGAGCGCGACCTTAATGCATCTATTAAGTATGACCCCAATTATGAACTTGCCTATAGCAATCGTGGAATTGTATATAGCATTCAGGGAAAATTTGATCTGGCACTCGCTGATTTTAATATGGCAGTAAAATTAAAACCAGACTATCGCGAGGCTATGCATAACCGGGCAATTGCACTTGCCCAAATGAAACGCTTTGATGAGTCGATGAAAGACCTCGACTACCTTATAAGTAAATGGCCAAACACTTCCGAAAATTATCAAACACGTGGGATGACGTTATTACAACTCAATAAACCGCAGGAAGGGCTAAATGATTTGAACAAAGCAATACAGATTAATCCTGAACTAGCTTCTGCATACACGGGACGTGTGCAAGCTTATTTTCAATTAGGAAGATATAATGATGCAAAACGTGAGTTGCAGTTTTGTCAGCAGATTGGTGCTCAAATCAATCCTGAATTTGCTAAACAGGTAATGAATGCACCAAATCAATAA
- a CDS encoding SPASM domain-containing protein: MNTSRFTINIMLSLRLTTFEIKNLLVQRIGKSNFLWKFVKVGQSLSFVYNYAIHCAIGLNSRTSVTEINIELVSYCNLRCRMCSLDHLKPKVRMTADLLKLFFQQLLNDKRFRNIDTIHLYNAGEVLLHPKIEEMLAIIKQAKEEAISRKIPFPKVALLTNATILDEKKSAILISADILDNIRFSMDGGNKENFEQMRDRAKWDEFATNIETFCALNKQSSNPIKTGIITLIDYKYKADTSWMSNEFKKLLNTVDGYELRYAHNWGGDIDVPEISTKRNYKIGCSLLMHQMVFLPNGDITVCCADLNSKGVIGNIQSNTLYEIYKKPERLKMLSLFMRNRKHEIELCKNCESF; the protein is encoded by the coding sequence ATGAATACTTCGCGCTTTACTATAAACATAATGCTTTCGCTTCGACTAACAACATTTGAAATTAAGAACTTGCTTGTTCAACGCATTGGCAAGAGTAATTTTTTATGGAAATTTGTAAAGGTAGGGCAAAGCCTGTCGTTCGTTTATAACTATGCTATACACTGCGCCATTGGATTGAATTCGCGCACATCAGTTACCGAAATTAATATTGAACTTGTAAGCTACTGTAACCTGCGTTGCCGCATGTGCTCGCTCGATCATCTTAAACCAAAGGTGCGTATGACTGCTGATTTGCTAAAACTTTTTTTTCAACAGTTGCTAAATGATAAACGTTTTAGAAATATTGATACCATACACCTGTACAACGCAGGCGAAGTTTTGTTGCATCCTAAAATTGAAGAGATGCTGGCTATAATTAAGCAGGCAAAAGAAGAAGCTATTAGCCGAAAAATTCCTTTTCCTAAAGTTGCTTTGCTTACAAACGCAACCATTTTAGACGAAAAGAAATCGGCCATATTAATTAGTGCCGACATACTTGATAACATTCGATTCAGCATGGATGGCGGCAATAAGGAAAACTTTGAGCAAATGCGCGACCGCGCCAAGTGGGACGAATTTGCAACCAACATCGAAACTTTCTGCGCATTGAATAAGCAAAGTAGCAATCCTATTAAAACCGGAATTATTACACTGATAGATTATAAATACAAGGCAGACACATCGTGGATGAGCAATGAGTTTAAAAAATTACTGAATACGGTGGATGGTTATGAGTTACGATATGCGCATAATTGGGGTGGAGATATAGATGTTCCCGAAATCAGTACAAAACGTAACTATAAAATTGGTTGCAGCCTCTTAATGCATCAGATGGTTTTTCTGCCCAATGGCGATATTACCGTTTGTTGTGCTGATCTTAATTCAAAAGGAGTGATTGGCAATATTCAAAGCAATACGCTGTACGAAATATATAAAAAGCCTGAACGCCTGAAAATGCTTTCGCTATTCATGCGAAACCGCAAGCATGAAATAGAATTGTGTAAAAACTGCGAGTCCTTTTAA
- a CDS encoding threonylcarbamoyl-AMP synthase produces the protein MWSDADLNNALTALRQGGTIAYPTDTVWGIGCDACNEQAVAKVNEIKNRPENKGYVVLVSDIDMLIKYIDAIPGPAIDILKYNTKPLTIIYDKCFYIAENAIYPDGSIAIRICEDSFCKALIKKLRKPLLSTSANISNEPAPSIFKEISETILSRVDYVVKYKQNDNKKAAPSTIMKISANGTFQIIRK, from the coding sequence ATGTGGTCAGATGCTGATTTAAATAATGCACTAACCGCTTTGCGGCAAGGCGGCACCATTGCCTACCCAACCGATACAGTGTGGGGAATAGGTTGCGATGCTTGCAACGAGCAGGCTGTTGCTAAGGTCAATGAAATAAAAAACCGACCTGAAAACAAAGGATATGTGGTTTTAGTATCAGACATTGACATGCTGATAAAATATATAGATGCTATTCCGGGGCCGGCTATCGATATATTAAAATACAACACAAAACCGCTAACAATTATTTACGACAAATGCTTTTATATTGCTGAAAATGCCATCTATCCTGATGGCAGCATAGCTATTCGGATTTGTGAAGATTCATTTTGCAAAGCGCTGATAAAAAAGTTACGAAAACCCTTGCTCTCAACTTCGGCCAATATCAGTAACGAACCTGCGCCATCTATTTTTAAGGAAATTAGCGAAACCATTCTTTCCAGGGTAGATTATGTTGTAAAATACAAACAAAACGACAACAAAAAAGCCGCACCTTCAACCATTATGAAAATTAGTGCCAACGGTACTTTTCAAATTATCAGGAAATAA